GTTGTAATAACCTGTTGTGGCTTGCTCACAGGTTGCTCAAATTATGAATGGGGTTGGTATGTACTTAACCCAACGACAGAGCAAGGTCAGATAAACCTAAGATTTCTGACTGATGGCTTTAGTAGCACGATTTACGTGTCTTTACTTAGTATGTTTTTTGCCATGCTAATTGGTTTTCTGATTGCTCTTCCCGCACTGTCGTCCAACCCTTGGATTCGCTCCATCAACCGTATTTATGTGGAGATTATTCGGGCCATTCCCGTTCTCGTGTTATTGCTTTGGGTCTACTATGGACTTCCCACTCTACTCGATGTAAGTCTGAATCACTTTTGGGCTGGAGTTATTGCCTTATCAATAGCGGAAAGCGCCTTTATGGCAGAAGTATTCCGTGGTGGTATTCAAGCTATCAACCGTGGACAGCACGAAGCATCTCATGCTCTGGGGTTAAGCTACTGGAAGACGATGCGTTTAGTTATCTTCCCACAGGCATTGCGTCAAATTCTGCCACCACTGGGCAATCAATTTGTATATATCCTGAAGATGTCATCACTAGTAAGTGTTATTGGCTTATCTGACCTAACTCGACGCGCTAATGAGTTAGTCGTAAACGAATACCTTCCACTGGAGATATACACCTTCTTGGTACTGGAATACCTGATCCTTATCTTAGCTGTATCACAAGCGGTTCGATGGCTGGAAAGACGCTACGCTATTCCGAATCACTAAAAACAATAAACCCCGCAATTTAGCGGGGTTTATACGAGATAAAAAGCTTACTTGTTCTTAACTGGGCGCTGCCAATTAGCGACGCGTCGCTCTTTTGCTC
Above is a genomic segment from Vibrio gallicus containing:
- a CDS encoding amino acid ABC transporter permease — translated: MKLNALVVITCCGLLTGCSNYEWGWYVLNPTTEQGQINLRFLTDGFSSTIYVSLLSMFFAMLIGFLIALPALSSNPWIRSINRIYVEIIRAIPVLVLLLWVYYGLPTLLDVSLNHFWAGVIALSIAESAFMAEVFRGGIQAINRGQHEASHALGLSYWKTMRLVIFPQALRQILPPLGNQFVYILKMSSLVSVIGLSDLTRRANELVVNEYLPLEIYTFLVLEYLILILAVSQAVRWLERRYAIPNH